A DNA window from Ensifer sp. WSM1721 contains the following coding sequences:
- a CDS encoding cupin domain-containing protein has translation MNSADGNRTERAGMAPLENSVGEDSLSHRRRDIILLQPGKGRHYGLGLLTGVFKADEAETEAAYSVSEWILKPGLNGVGRHSHIANDEVFYVLEGVPEILVGTCWRHCTPGTFLRIPPGVVHDFRNTGETTARLLNFFIPGGFERNMPAISAWFAAQEQV, from the coding sequence ATGAACTCGGCGGACGGAAATCGAACTGAAAGAGCGGGCATGGCTCCCTTGGAGAACAGCGTAGGCGAGGACAGCCTGTCGCACCGCCGTCGTGACATCATCCTTTTGCAGCCGGGAAAAGGGCGGCACTACGGGCTCGGTCTGCTCACTGGCGTGTTCAAGGCCGACGAAGCTGAGACGGAGGCGGCCTATTCGGTGTCAGAGTGGATACTCAAGCCTGGCCTGAACGGTGTCGGCCGGCACAGCCATATCGCAAATGACGAGGTCTTCTATGTGCTCGAGGGTGTGCCCGAAATCCTCGTCGGCACCTGCTGGCGGCATTGCACGCCGGGGACTTTCCTGCGAATACCGCCCGGTGTCGTCCACGATTTCCGAAATACCGGAGAAACGACCGCGAGGCTGCTCAATTTTTTCATACCCGGTGGATTCGAGCGCAATATGCCCGCGATCTCCGCTTGGTTCGCCGCCCAGGAACAGGTTTAG
- a CDS encoding thioredoxin family protein, which produces MTAHLTGTREDWLTARLELLAAEKELTRRSDELAEQRQALPWVRIDKQYRFETEEGSASLKDLFRGRSQLLVYHFMFGPDYTAGCPSCSSIADGFNGIVVHLENHDVAFSAVSRAPLTKLEAFKQRMGWTFPWASSFGSDFNHDFSVWFTEDEQRAGGIEYNYRREPPAREPLAGKTVQEWRGNEGPVAEIAAMTGTDVATYTRDRPGVSAFVLDDGIVYHTYSSYARGLDGLWGVYQWLDRASKGRNETGVWWRHHDRYGQD; this is translated from the coding sequence ATGACAGCACATCTGACTGGAACACGTGAAGACTGGCTGACGGCGCGGCTCGAACTGCTCGCGGCGGAGAAGGAGCTGACGCGCCGCAGCGACGAACTCGCCGAGCAACGGCAGGCCTTGCCGTGGGTCAGGATCGACAAGCAGTACCGATTCGAGACCGAAGAGGGGAGCGCCTCGCTCAAGGACCTCTTCCGGGGCCGATCGCAGCTCCTCGTCTACCATTTCATGTTCGGACCCGACTATACGGCCGGATGCCCTTCCTGCTCCTCGATCGCGGATGGCTTCAACGGCATCGTCGTTCATCTCGAGAACCATGATGTCGCCTTCTCGGCGGTGTCGCGCGCACCGCTTACAAAGCTCGAGGCGTTCAAGCAGCGAATGGGATGGACTTTCCCCTGGGCGTCCTCCTTCGGCAGCGACTTCAACCACGATTTCAGCGTCTGGTTCACCGAGGATGAGCAGCGCGCGGGCGGCATAGAATACAACTATCGGCGCGAGCCGCCGGCACGCGAGCCGCTCGCAGGCAAGACCGTCCAGGAATGGCGGGGCAACGAAGGACCGGTCGCCGAGATTGCAGCGATGACCGGAACCGACGTTGCCACATATACGCGCGACAGGCCGGGCGTGAGCGCATTCGTGCTCGACGACGGTATCGTCTACCACACCTATTCGAGCTATGCGCGCGGGCTGGACGGCCTTTGGGGCGTGTATCAATGGCTCGACCGCGCCTCGAAAGGGCGCAACGAGACGGGTGTCTGGTGGCGCCACCACGACCGCTATGGTCAGGACTGA
- a CDS encoding tripartite tricarboxylate transporter permease → MDLVSNLALGFSTAASPANLLFCLIGVLLGTLIGVLPGIGATATIAMLLPITFQLEPVSSLIMLAGIYYGAQYGGSTTAILINMPGESSSAVTAIDGYQMARNGRAGTALAIAALGSFFAGTVSTFLVALFAPPLTEIALEFGAAEYFSLMIVGLVSSVALAHGSVVKALAMVALGLLLGLVGTDIYTGTPRFTLGIREYADGLNFVAVAVGVFGIAEILRNLESEKTRDVLMAKVTDLLPTKDDFKRMVAPVIRGTVIGSALGVLPGGGAILAAFASYTVEKRLSDRPAEFGRGAIAGVAGPESANNAGAQTSFIPLLTLGIPANPVMALMIGAMIIQGIVPGPNVAVEQPALFWGIIASMWIGNLMLVVLNLPLIGLWVKLLKIPYFVLFPIIMAFCSIGVYSVNSNVYDLYAVAFFGLVGYLLLKLRCEPAPLLLGFVLGPLLEENLRRAMILSRGDPTTFVTRPISAVLLAIAAAVLVIVFLPAVKAKREEVFVEED, encoded by the coding sequence ATGGATCTCGTCAGCAATCTCGCCCTCGGCTTCTCCACCGCCGCTTCGCCGGCGAACCTCCTCTTCTGCCTGATCGGCGTCCTTCTCGGCACGCTGATCGGCGTGCTGCCCGGCATCGGCGCGACGGCAACCATCGCCATGCTTTTGCCGATCACCTTCCAGTTGGAGCCGGTCTCCTCGCTGATCATGCTCGCCGGCATCTATTACGGCGCCCAATATGGCGGCTCGACCACGGCAATCCTGATCAACATGCCGGGAGAATCCTCCTCCGCCGTCACCGCCATCGACGGCTATCAGATGGCCCGCAACGGGCGCGCCGGCACCGCGCTCGCGATCGCGGCGCTCGGCTCCTTCTTCGCCGGCACCGTCTCGACGTTCCTTGTCGCGCTCTTCGCGCCGCCCTTGACCGAGATCGCGCTCGAATTCGGTGCGGCCGAGTATTTCTCGCTGATGATCGTCGGCCTCGTCTCCTCCGTCGCGCTTGCGCACGGGTCGGTCGTCAAGGCGCTCGCCATGGTCGCGCTCGGGCTGCTGCTCGGCCTCGTCGGCACCGACATCTATACCGGCACGCCCCGCTTCACGCTCGGCATCCGCGAATATGCCGACGGCCTCAATTTCGTGGCGGTCGCCGTCGGCGTCTTCGGTATTGCCGAAATCCTGCGCAACCTGGAAAGCGAAAAGACGCGCGACGTGCTGATGGCGAAGGTCACCGACCTTTTGCCGACCAAGGACGACTTCAAGCGCATGGTCGCGCCGGTGATACGCGGCACGGTGATCGGCTCGGCGCTCGGCGTGCTGCCGGGCGGCGGCGCGATCCTCGCCGCCTTCGCCTCCTATACGGTGGAAAAGCGCCTCTCCGACCGGCCGGCGGAGTTCGGCCGCGGCGCGATCGCCGGCGTGGCGGGGCCGGAAAGCGCCAACAATGCCGGCGCGCAGACCTCGTTCATCCCGCTGTTGACCCTCGGGATTCCGGCAAACCCGGTTATGGCGCTGATGATCGGCGCGATGATCATCCAGGGCATTGTTCCCGGCCCGAACGTGGCGGTGGAGCAGCCGGCCCTCTTCTGGGGCATCATCGCCTCCATGTGGATCGGCAACCTGATGCTCGTCGTCTTGAACCTCCCCCTGATCGGGCTTTGGGTGAAGCTCCTGAAGATACCCTATTTCGTGCTCTTCCCGATCATCATGGCCTTCTGCTCGATCGGGGTCTACAGCGTCAATTCCAACGTCTACGACCTCTATGCCGTCGCCTTCTTCGGCCTCGTCGGCTACCTGCTCCTGAAACTGCGCTGCGAACCGGCACCGCTGTTGCTCGGCTTCGTTCTCGGGCCGCTGCTCGAGGAGAACCTGAGGCGCGCCATGATCCTCTCGCGCGGCGACCCGACGACCTTCGTCACTCGGCCGATCAGCGCCGTCCTGCTCGCCATCGCCGCCGCGGTCCTCGTCATCGTCTTCCTGCCGGCCGTAAAAGCCAAGCGCGAGGAAGTCTTCGTCGAGGAGGATTGA
- a CDS encoding TetR/AcrR family transcriptional regulator, with amino-acid sequence MSQQHMSPPKRRGRPPNQLAQARILKAAHDILTEDGFGRLTVEAVAARSGVGKPTIYRHWANASELAMAALMSGDPGIFAGGGTSLRSALAGQMRSLIQAFATTRGRQIAMTLAAADPESEFTKAFRNQVILSSREAGRALLLEAAARGEITLQHDLEVLLDMIYGPVFYRLLVGHRPLDTGFADSIVAIALEAVAARADR; translated from the coding sequence ATGAGTCAACAGCACATGAGCCCACCGAAACGGCGCGGAAGACCGCCAAACCAATTGGCGCAGGCGAGAATCCTGAAAGCGGCGCACGACATCCTGACGGAGGACGGGTTTGGCCGTCTGACCGTCGAGGCCGTTGCCGCGAGGTCCGGTGTGGGCAAGCCAACGATCTACAGGCATTGGGCGAACGCCTCCGAACTCGCCATGGCCGCCTTGATGTCCGGAGATCCGGGCATCTTCGCAGGAGGCGGGACAAGTCTGCGATCGGCGCTCGCGGGGCAGATGCGATCGCTGATCCAGGCCTTTGCGACGACCAGAGGGCGCCAAATCGCCATGACGCTCGCGGCCGCCGACCCCGAAAGCGAATTCACCAAGGCCTTCCGCAACCAGGTCATCCTCTCGAGCCGCGAGGCCGGTCGCGCCTTGTTGCTAGAGGCTGCCGCGCGGGGAGAGATTACGTTGCAGCATGACCTCGAGGTGCTGCTCGACATGATTTACGGACCCGTCTTCTACCGCCTGCTTGTTGGGCATCGCCCACTCGACACGGGCTTCGCCGACAGCATCGTCGCGATTGCCTTGGAAGCAGTGGCGGCCCGCGCAGATAGGTAG
- a CDS encoding GFA family protein — MANAQCACGALRLTLNEPPQLTALCHCFACQRRTGAPFSANAFYSINCVEISGTSTEFIRTAESGRKVRMHFCPTCGSTVYWKADASPSWIGVAVGAFADPAFAPPAMSVFEQSKHKWVQLDETVGHFQGLPNGKDEHESTRGGLQKLAHASA; from the coding sequence ATGGCCAATGCTCAATGCGCCTGTGGCGCCCTTCGACTGACGCTCAACGAACCGCCACAATTGACTGCGCTGTGTCACTGCTTCGCTTGCCAGCGAAGAACTGGTGCACCGTTCAGTGCCAATGCGTTCTACTCGATTAACTGCGTCGAAATTTCTGGGACGTCCACAGAGTTCATTCGTACTGCCGAGAGCGGTCGCAAGGTCCGAATGCATTTCTGCCCAACTTGCGGCTCGACCGTCTACTGGAAGGCCGATGCTTCGCCGTCCTGGATCGGGGTGGCAGTCGGTGCATTTGCCGACCCAGCCTTCGCGCCACCTGCCATGTCAGTATTCGAGCAATCAAAACATAAGTGGGTGCAGCTCGACGAAACGGTGGGGCATTTCCAAGGCCTTCCAAACGGCAAAGATGAGCATGAATCGACGCGGGGAGGCTTGCAGAAGTTGGCGCACGCCAGCGCTTGA
- a CDS encoding TetR/AcrR family transcriptional regulator gives MAAKRSGARSKRSQGMSVRLQSVQEPRGEPPLSRERIVATAVELLDTRGVDGLTMRRLADRLGSGVMSLYWHVDNKEDVFDLALDSVLEYRGPPQTVESPDWRGEVVHMLEDWRCSMLRHPWSASLLPRRALGPNILGRLELLSKTLSKAGVADADLNVAIWSLWNYVMGATVTRASFDLSDDDRAAAQQRLTHLSERYPTIERSRLLLDDDWGGAFRRGLDFLLDGLAPRQ, from the coding sequence ATGGCAGCAAAACGCAGCGGCGCACGAAGCAAACGATCTCAAGGGATGAGTGTGCGCCTCCAGTCCGTGCAGGAGCCGCGCGGTGAACCGCCTCTCTCTCGGGAACGTATCGTGGCGACGGCGGTAGAACTGCTGGACACCCGAGGGGTCGACGGATTGACGATGCGTCGGCTGGCCGATCGCCTCGGCTCGGGCGTGATGAGCCTATATTGGCACGTCGACAACAAAGAGGATGTCTTTGATCTGGCGCTCGACTCGGTGCTCGAATATCGCGGACCGCCGCAAACAGTCGAGTCTCCAGACTGGCGCGGAGAAGTCGTTCATATGCTCGAAGACTGGCGCTGCAGCATGCTGCGCCATCCTTGGTCGGCATCGCTGTTGCCGCGCCGGGCGCTCGGCCCGAACATCCTCGGTCGCCTGGAACTGCTGAGCAAGACCTTGTCCAAAGCCGGTGTAGCGGACGCAGATCTGAACGTCGCGATATGGTCGCTCTGGAACTATGTGATGGGCGCCACCGTCACCCGGGCGAGCTTCGACCTCTCGGACGACGACAGGGCCGCCGCGCAGCAGCGCCTTACACATCTCAGCGAACGCTATCCGACAATCGAACGCTCTCGTCTGCTATTGGATGACGATTGGGGTGGCGCCTTCCGGAGAGGCCTCGACTTCCTGCTCGACGGCCTCGCCCCGAGACAATGA
- a CDS encoding nuclear transport factor 2 family protein, whose product MEVRAGPLEEDVKAAYTAWDEAFGKGDSKAVATFYTEDALLLPPSHDVIEGPAGVEKFFSGIFGMGATDHKLEVIRVDGDQKLIYGAAKWSAKGKDAQGKDQPWGGVATHVFERQSDGSLKIKLHTFN is encoded by the coding sequence ATGGAGGTGCGGGCCGGTCCGCTAGAAGAGGATGTCAAGGCTGCCTACACAGCCTGGGACGAGGCCTTCGGAAAAGGGGATTCGAAGGCGGTTGCCACCTTCTATACCGAGGATGCGCTCCTTCTTCCCCCCAGTCATGACGTGATCGAAGGACCTGCTGGCGTTGAAAAGTTTTTCAGCGGCATATTCGGCATGGGCGCGACGGATCACAAATTGGAAGTGATCAGGGTGGATGGCGACCAGAAATTGATCTACGGCGCAGCAAAATGGTCGGCAAAGGGCAAAGATGCTCAGGGCAAAGACCAGCCTTGGGGCGGAGTTGCCACACATGTTTTCGAGCGACAGTCTGACGGCAGCCTGAAAATCAAGCTACATACCTTCAATTGA
- a CDS encoding TetR/AcrR family transcriptional regulator — protein sequence MSRPTKHSPERGNARLRLLEAARDIIREKGFAATSVDDLCKAAAVTKGAFFHHFGSKEALGVAAAEFWAETTSTFFAGAPYHEPGDALARVLAYVAFRKAIIAGDLKEFTCLVGTMAQEVFETAPDIRDACGRSIFGHAATLEDDIERARRERGITADWSAASLARHTQAVLQGGFVLAKAGNDPDLARESLDHLERYIRHLFNITGDSNEQNDPYRMCLRADAP from the coding sequence ATGTCAAGACCGACCAAACACTCGCCCGAACGCGGCAATGCGCGGCTCCGCCTCCTCGAGGCGGCGCGTGACATCATTCGTGAAAAGGGCTTTGCAGCAACAAGCGTCGACGACTTGTGCAAGGCCGCCGCCGTCACCAAGGGCGCGTTCTTCCATCACTTCGGGAGCAAGGAGGCCCTCGGCGTGGCAGCGGCGGAGTTCTGGGCAGAGACGACGTCGACCTTCTTCGCCGGAGCGCCCTATCACGAACCCGGCGATGCTCTGGCGCGGGTCCTCGCCTATGTGGCGTTCCGCAAGGCGATCATTGCGGGCGATCTAAAGGAATTCACATGTCTCGTCGGCACGATGGCGCAGGAGGTTTTCGAGACGGCGCCCGATATTCGCGATGCCTGTGGCCGCAGCATTTTCGGCCATGCGGCGACACTGGAGGATGACATCGAACGGGCGCGGCGGGAGCGCGGCATCACGGCCGACTGGTCGGCTGCGAGCCTTGCCCGTCACACGCAGGCGGTTCTCCAGGGCGGTTTCGTCCTGGCGAAAGCCGGCAACGATCCCGATTTGGCGCGGGAAAGTCTCGATCATCTGGAACGGTACATTCGACACCTCTTCAACATCACGGGGGACAGCAATGAACAGAACGACCCATATCGGATGTGCCTGCGGGCAGACGCGCCTTGA
- a CDS encoding GFA family protein, producing the protein MNRTTHIGCACGQTRLEVRGNPILVSECLCNSCRAAAGRLAALPGAKNTLTAYHATPAAEYRKDRISIRSGVENLKEFRLSSTAGSRRVVATCCNTPVFLELKGAHWLSLYLHLWPAETRPRPELRTMVGDLADTSALPKDIPNLKSHTLAFYAKLLAAWVAMGFRNPKIAVAGKIDV; encoded by the coding sequence ATGAACAGAACGACCCATATCGGATGTGCCTGCGGGCAGACGCGCCTTGAAGTGCGGGGAAACCCGATCCTCGTTTCCGAATGTCTGTGCAACTCCTGCCGCGCTGCCGCGGGAAGGCTTGCGGCGCTTCCGGGCGCGAAAAACACCCTGACCGCCTATCACGCCACGCCGGCCGCGGAGTATCGAAAGGACCGGATAAGCATTCGTTCCGGGGTGGAGAACCTGAAGGAATTCCGTCTCTCCTCCACAGCCGGCTCACGCCGCGTCGTTGCCACCTGCTGCAACACGCCGGTCTTCCTGGAACTGAAGGGCGCCCACTGGCTCAGCCTCTATCTGCATCTCTGGCCGGCGGAGACGCGGCCGAGGCCCGAACTGCGAACGATGGTGGGCGATCTTGCCGATACTTCCGCCCTCCCGAAGGATATTCCCAACCTCAAGAGCCATACGCTCGCCTTCTACGCCAAGCTGCTGGCGGCCTGGGTCGCCATGGGCTTCCGCAATCCGAAAATCGCCGTCGCGGGGAAGATCGATGTCTGA
- a CDS encoding pyridoxal-phosphate dependent enzyme, with amino-acid sequence MLNRATRPDGLLDVTVTASAAANTLEVEKTRALGAKVVLVDGEIEAALQAALEHAERTGAFLVEDSKNLDTCEGAATIGLELAELPYQLDAVLVSLGAGTMATGIGYALKRRRPDVDVVSVQPGNAPAMTLSYQAGRVVDLGAPNTIADGVAGRYVIPEVLDDLLDVADDALLVSEESIKEGMRLLYLHSGLVVEPAAALGVAALLESPRLSGLAGR; translated from the coding sequence CTGCTTAATCGCGCGACTCGCCCCGACGGACTGCTCGATGTCACGGTTACTGCGTCTGCGGCGGCCAATACTCTCGAGGTGGAGAAGACGCGGGCGCTGGGGGCGAAGGTGGTGCTCGTTGACGGGGAAATCGAAGCCGCACTTCAGGCGGCCCTGGAGCACGCCGAGAGGACCGGCGCCTTCCTGGTGGAGGACAGCAAGAATCTCGATACCTGCGAAGGTGCCGCAACGATCGGGCTCGAGCTCGCGGAGCTGCCCTATCAGCTGGATGCAGTCCTCGTCTCCCTGGGTGCCGGGACGATGGCGACGGGCATCGGTTATGCCCTGAAGCGCCGGCGGCCCGATGTCGACGTCGTCTCCGTCCAGCCCGGGAACGCACCGGCCATGACGCTCTCCTACCAGGCCGGTCGAGTCGTGGATCTCGGCGCCCCGAACACGATCGCCGACGGCGTGGCCGGGCGCTATGTGATCCCCGAGGTTCTTGATGACTTGCTGGACGTCGCCGATGACGCTCTGCTGGTCAGCGAGGAGAGCATCAAGGAAGGCATGCGCCTTCTCTACCTGCACTCGGGACTGGTCGTGGAGCCGGCCGCGGCGCTTGGTGTCGCAGCCCTTCTCGAGAGTCCGCGACTGTCCGGTTTGGCAGGGCGATGA
- a CDS encoding PQQ-binding-like beta-propeller repeat protein, whose product MRRSKAEILREYGPFPGADQVAGVTFDGRRVWFASGDKLNAFDPASGETLRSIDVAAHAGTAFDGKHLFQIAEDRILKIDPETGRVLASIPAPEDGNSGLAWAEGALWVGQHRGRRIHQVDPETGKILRTIESNRMVTGVTWIDGELWHGTWEGDESEVRRVDPETGEILERLEMPSGIGVSGLESDGGDQFFCGGGASGKVRVVRRPRR is encoded by the coding sequence ATGAGACGATCCAAGGCCGAAATCCTTCGCGAATACGGACCCTTCCCAGGGGCTGATCAGGTGGCTGGCGTCACCTTCGACGGCCGCCGCGTCTGGTTCGCCTCGGGAGACAAGCTGAACGCATTCGATCCGGCTAGCGGAGAAACGCTACGCTCGATCGACGTGGCCGCGCATGCCGGAACCGCCTTCGACGGCAAGCACCTGTTTCAGATTGCCGAGGATCGCATCTTAAAGATCGATCCGGAGACAGGTCGGGTGCTCGCCAGCATTCCGGCGCCGGAAGACGGCAATTCGGGGCTGGCCTGGGCCGAAGGGGCGCTCTGGGTTGGGCAGCATCGCGGCCGGAGGATTCATCAGGTCGATCCCGAAACGGGAAAGATCCTCCGCACGATCGAATCCAACCGCATGGTCACCGGAGTCACCTGGATCGACGGCGAGCTCTGGCACGGCACCTGGGAAGGCGACGAGAGCGAGGTGCGGCGTGTGGATCCTGAAACAGGCGAGATTCTGGAGAGGCTGGAAATGCCATCCGGAATAGGCGTGTCGGGACTCGAGTCCGATGGCGGCGACCAGTTCTTCTGTGGCGGTGGCGCAAGCGGAAAGGTGCGAGTCGTCCGCCGACCCCGTCGTTAA
- a CDS encoding tripartite tricarboxylate transporter TctB family protein, whose product MKAISFDTTNALCGSILTAVGLFFAWQSFNLELGTAFRMGPGYFPLLLSAVLTLLGIIILVQSARVHGEPMGPIAIRGMFFILPAPIFFGLTVRGLGFVPAIFFTALIACFASHRMRPLWAVALSLALTVFSVAVFSYGLGLPFERFGPWVRF is encoded by the coding sequence ATGAAAGCCATCTCCTTCGATACAACCAACGCGCTGTGCGGGAGTATCCTGACGGCCGTTGGCCTTTTCTTCGCCTGGCAATCCTTCAACCTCGAGCTCGGCACGGCCTTCCGCATGGGGCCGGGCTATTTCCCGCTGCTGCTCTCTGCGGTGCTGACGCTGCTGGGAATCATCATCCTGGTGCAGTCGGCCCGCGTTCACGGCGAGCCGATGGGACCGATCGCGATCCGCGGCATGTTCTTCATCCTGCCGGCGCCGATCTTCTTCGGCCTGACGGTACGCGGGCTCGGCTTCGTTCCCGCGATCTTCTTCACGGCGCTGATCGCGTGTTTCGCCTCGCACCGCATGCGACCGCTCTGGGCGGTGGCCCTTTCGCTGGCGCTCACCGTCTTCTCGGTCGCCGTTTTCAGCTACGGACTCGGCCTGCCGTTCGAGCGCTTCGGCCCTTGGGTCCGGTTCTAG
- a CDS encoding VOC family protein, whose product MSTSISSLTPYFIVKNARLAIDFYGRAFGAEELFRMTDPRDGRIGHAELKIGESTVMIADEYPDFGALSPDTIGGSPVTFHLATLSVDADLARAVDAGAVVLRAAADQAYGERVAMVVDPFGHRWMLSQKIEDVAPEEMQRRWNEETGA is encoded by the coding sequence ATGTCCACCTCGATTTCGTCCCTGACCCCCTATTTCATCGTCAAGAATGCTCGCCTAGCGATTGATTTCTACGGTCGCGCCTTTGGTGCCGAGGAGCTCTTCCGGATGACCGACCCGCGCGACGGTCGGATCGGCCACGCAGAACTCAAGATCGGCGAAAGCACCGTCATGATTGCCGACGAGTATCCCGACTTCGGTGCATTGAGCCCAGACACGATCGGTGGCTCTCCCGTGACCTTCCACCTCGCAACTCTGTCGGTCGATGCCGATCTTGCCCGCGCCGTCGACGCGGGGGCCGTCGTTCTGCGTGCCGCTGCAGATCAAGCCTATGGCGAGCGCGTCGCCATGGTCGTCGATCCTTTCGGCCATCGGTGGATGCTCTCGCAGAAGATCGAGGATGTGGCGCCGGAAGAGATGCAGCGCCGCTGGAACGAGGAGACCGGAGCATGA
- a CDS encoding tripartite tricarboxylate transporter substrate-binding protein → MKILNALLGAVAAVSLFAASASAQGYPERTITMVVPFSAGGPTDTVARLVAESMSKDLGQQIIVENVGGAGGTLGAGRVAQADPDGYTLLLHHIGMATSATLYRKLAYDTLNAFEYVGLVTEVPMTIVARKDFEPTDLKGVIDYAKANKDTVTVANAGIGAASHLCGMMFMDAIDTQLTTVPYKGTGPAMTDLLGGQVDIMCDQTTNTTKQIQGGTIKAYAVTSPKRLKIFPDLPTAEEAGLQGFQVGIWHGIYAPKGTPAEVTDRLSKSLQKALKDENVVARFGELGTEPSSEADATPAALKAKLESEIARWKPVIEAAGQYAD, encoded by the coding sequence ATGAAGATTCTGAACGCGCTTCTGGGCGCCGTCGCCGCCGTTTCCCTTTTTGCCGCCTCGGCCAGCGCTCAAGGCTATCCGGAGCGCACGATCACGATGGTGGTGCCCTTCTCGGCCGGCGGTCCGACCGATACGGTCGCCCGTCTCGTCGCCGAGTCCATGTCGAAGGACCTCGGGCAGCAGATCATCGTCGAGAACGTCGGCGGTGCCGGCGGCACGCTCGGCGCCGGTCGCGTCGCTCAGGCGGATCCCGACGGCTACACGCTGCTTCTGCATCATATCGGCATGGCCACCAGCGCGACGCTCTATCGCAAGCTCGCCTATGACACCTTGAATGCCTTCGAATATGTTGGGCTCGTCACCGAAGTGCCTATGACGATCGTCGCCCGCAAGGATTTCGAGCCGACCGATCTCAAGGGCGTGATCGACTACGCCAAGGCCAACAAGGACACGGTCACCGTCGCCAATGCCGGCATCGGCGCGGCATCGCATCTCTGCGGTATGATGTTCATGGATGCCATCGACACGCAGCTCACGACCGTGCCCTACAAGGGCACCGGCCCGGCGATGACGGACCTGCTCGGCGGCCAGGTCGACATCATGTGCGACCAGACGACGAACACGACGAAGCAGATCCAGGGCGGTACGATCAAGGCCTATGCCGTGACCTCGCCCAAGCGGCTGAAGATCTTCCCGGACCTGCCGACGGCTGAAGAAGCCGGTCTTCAAGGCTTCCAGGTTGGTATCTGGCACGGCATCTACGCGCCGAAGGGCACGCCGGCCGAAGTCACCGACCGCCTGTCGAAGTCGCTGCAGAAGGCGCTCAAGGACGAGAACGTCGTTGCCCGTTTCGGCGAGCTCGGCACCGAACCGTCAAGCGAAGCGGACGCCACTCCGGCGGCGCTGAAGGCCAAGCTTGAAAGCGAGATCGCGCGCTGGAAGCCGGTGATCGAGGCCGCCGGCCAGTACGCGGATTGA
- a CDS encoding dihydrofolate reductase family protein, whose translation MAKLVFGMNQSLDGYVDHQEFAPGPALFRHWIEHVRGLTGSVYGRRMYEVMRYWDEDRPEWSAEELDFAAAWRSQPKWVVSRSLKSVGPNATLVEDDLGAVIGGLKAQLVGEIGVSGPNLARSLTDLGLIDEYRLYLHPVVLGRGKPFFAGPRPPLRLVASDQIGEDVIRLTYVPA comes from the coding sequence ATGGCGAAGCTCGTCTTTGGAATGAACCAGTCTCTGGACGGTTACGTCGACCACCAGGAATTTGCGCCTGGCCCCGCCCTCTTTCGTCACTGGATAGAGCACGTGCGCGGCCTGACCGGCAGTGTGTACGGTCGCCGCATGTACGAGGTAATGCGTTATTGGGACGAAGACCGTCCCGAGTGGAGTGCTGAGGAGCTCGACTTCGCGGCGGCGTGGCGGAGCCAACCGAAGTGGGTGGTGTCGCGCTCGTTGAAGTCGGTTGGCCCCAACGCTACTCTTGTGGAGGATGACCTCGGGGCGGTGATAGGTGGGCTGAAGGCTCAGCTCGTTGGGGAGATTGGAGTTTCCGGACCAAACCTAGCGCGAAGCCTAACCGACCTTGGTCTTATTGATGAGTATCGACTCTACCTCCACCCCGTCGTGCTTGGTCGCGGCAAGCCATTCTTCGCCGGCCCCCGACCCCCGCTCCGCCTTGTGGCCAGCGATCAAATTGGCGAGGACGTGATCAGGTTGACCTACGTTCCTGCTTAA